In the genome of Xenopus laevis strain J_2021 chromosome 1S, Xenopus_laevis_v10.1, whole genome shotgun sequence, one region contains:
- the f2rl2.S gene encoding proteinase-activated receptor 3, giving the protein MSPFLVLLLVSGAALGLKDEDMLEKNVSAVPKTFRGMKEGGDYEQLSHSVMHGLPDTTTNNNPLLRISSHNAFKVTNKHTIKVSNSTLGYLSGKVSRALIPAIYIIVVLIGVPCNVIVLWMLFHQVTSVCTTVLYASLATSDLLYCLMLPFKIAYHLNGNNWIFGETMCRTMTIFLYFNMYCSILLLMCFSINRYVAIVHPFIYRSLPKGTYTVLLCLLVCAIVLVYMIPFVISRQTYHLKELNIITCHDVYDISGDAFQFYYFISMVVFGFLTPFSVVAFCYFSIIRALTANEQKRFWYVKITILFFIIFALCFTPSNLVLLIHQVRYHHSHNDDFYGIYLMALCLTSLNSCLDPLLYFLIYKKVNASKNYNTIMKIKNETQAKLLPS; this is encoded by the exons ATGAGTCCATTCCTTGTCCTGCTCCTTGTGTCTGGGGCTGCTCTAGGGCTCAAAG ATGAAGATATGCTGGAGAAAAATGTATCTGCTGTACCCAAGACATTTCGAGGAATGAAAGAGGGTGGGGACTACGAACAGCTTTCACATAGTGTTATGCACGGCCTGCCAGACACCACTACTAACAACAATCCTCTTCTAAGAATCTCCAGCCATAATGCCTTTAAAGTGACCAACAAACACACCATCAAAGTCAGCAACTCAACCTTGGGGTACCTGAGCGGCAAAGTAAGCAGGGCACTGATCCCGGCCATTTATATTATTGTTGTGCTGATTGGAGTGCCGTGCAATGTCATTGTGTTGTGGATGTTGTTCCATCAGGTGACATCTGTGTGCACAACTGTGCTCTATGCCAGCTTAGCCACCTCCGACTTGCTCTATTGCCTCATGCTGCCCTTCAAGATAGCTTATCATTTAAATGGCAACAACTGGATTTTTGGAGAAACCATGTGCCGGACTATGACCATCTTCTTGTACTTTAACATGTACTGCTCCATCTTGCTTCTGATGTGCTTTAGCATCAATCGATACGTTGCCATTGTCCATCCGTTTATATACAGGAGCCTGCCTAAAGGGACCTATACAGTGCTTTTGTgcctacttgtgtgtgccattgtgCTGGTCTACATGATCCCATTTGTCATATCCAGGCAAACATATCACTTGAAAGAGTTGAATATCATAACCTGCCATGATGTGTACGACATTTCCGGAGACGCATTTCAGTTCTATTACTTCATATCAATGGTGGTCTTCGGATTTCTGACACCGTTTTCGGTCGTGGCTTTCTGTTACTTCTCCATCATCAGAGCTCTCACCGCTAATGAGCAGAAAAGGTTCTGGTATGTGAAAATAACCATCCTGTTCTTCATCATATTTGCACTTTGCTTCACTCCAAGCAATTTAGTCCTGCTCATCCACCAAGTGCGCTATCACCACAGTCACAATGATGACTTCTATGGCATTTACCTAATGGCTCTGTGCTTAACCAGTTTAAACAGCTGTCTGGATCCACTTCTCTACTTTCTCATATACAAAAAGGTGAATGCCTCAaaaaactataacactataatgAAAATCAAAAATGAGACTCAAGCAAAGCTTTTACCTTCCTAA